One stretch of Chryseobacterium indologenes DNA includes these proteins:
- a CDS encoding TetR/AcrR family transcriptional regulator, protein MGLHERRQREKESIRASILQAAFTLAKSEGWASLSMRKIADAIEYSAPVVYDYFENKDAILFEISLDGFHKLHIELLKAQQKHDTPEEQLVAVVDAYWSFAFNNKEYYQLMFGLGMQCCGKGQMKKKFSSFQELIYECTYNIIEKNGSNTDNACHMSHALFSAVHGMISIMMMRTGDIPSTMNKSTLDETVSSFIKSL, encoded by the coding sequence ATGGGCCTACATGAACGTCGTCAAAGAGAAAAAGAATCCATCCGTGCAAGTATTTTGCAGGCTGCATTCACTTTGGCTAAATCTGAAGGCTGGGCATCACTTTCCATGCGTAAAATAGCAGACGCTATTGAATACAGCGCACCGGTGGTGTATGATTATTTCGAAAATAAGGATGCTATTTTATTTGAAATTTCATTAGACGGCTTCCATAAATTGCATATAGAATTATTAAAAGCCCAACAGAAGCATGATACTCCCGAAGAACAACTCGTAGCTGTCGTAGATGCTTATTGGAGCTTTGCTTTTAATAATAAAGAATATTATCAATTAATGTTTGGTCTGGGAATGCAATGTTGTGGAAAAGGACAGATGAAAAAGAAATTCTCCTCATTCCAGGAGCTCATTTATGAATGTACTTATAACATTATTGAGAAAAATGGATCGAATACAGATAATGCATGTCACATGTCTCATGCCCTATTTTCAGCAGTCCACGGAATGATTTCAATTATGATGATGCGCACAGGAGATATTCCGTCTACGATGAATAAATCGACTTTGGATGAAACTGTTTCGTCCTTTATTAAGTCTTTATAA
- a CDS encoding efflux RND transporter permease subunit — translation MLKQFIERPVLSTVISIILLLLGALSLFNLPIALFPDIAPPSVQVTAFYPGANAEVVARSVATPIEEAVNGVENMTYMTSNSSNDGTMTLSVFFKQGSDPDNAAVNVQNRVSKAMSQLPQEVVQAGISTQKVQNSMIMFMGLTSDDPKQYDELFLQNYLKINIIPQIQRIPGVAQAQVFGTRDYSMRIWLKPDRLAANNLSPQEVLGAIKDHNLEAAPGRLGQGSKETYEYILKYKGKLNKNEDYENIAIKANSDGSFLRLKDVARVEFGSYTYTAANRVDGKPVSGFAILQTAGSNANEILTEIEKQVDQFSTTLPKGVKPIIMYNSKDFLDASIHQVVETLVIAFILVFIVVFIFLQDFRSTLIPAIAVPVAIIGTFFFLQLFGFSINMLTLFALVLAIGIVVDDAIVVVEAVHSKMEQTGMPVEHATMNSMSEISGAIISITLVMCAVFIPVGFMQGPAGVFYRQFAFTLAIAIMISAINALTLSPALCAMFLNDPQGEHGEHGHKKGFGARFFNAFNASFNSMTKKYIYSLKFLIKNKWVAIGGLVVITAASVFMIKKAPSGFIPTEDQGFVLYAVNTPPGSSLERTHRATEQIDKIINGEKATNHLWVADGMNFISNANASPYSAGFIKLKDYDQRGEMKDPDQIAAALTGKVSQVKDANAFFFNFPTIQGFGNVSGFEFMLQDKTNGSFEQLGTTTQQFIGELMKRPEIAFAFTTFAAGNPQYTIDVDTDKANQLGVSVTELMQTMQIYYGSSFVSDFNRFGKYYRVMAQADIPYRTDINSLEGIYVKNKSGEMVPAKTLVTLKRTFGPETVTRNNLFNAVTINGTPKPGYSTGDAIKAVEEVAQKSLPRGYGYEWTGITREEIKTGGQTTFIFLLSILFVYFLLAAQYESYILPFAIILTIPTGIFGVFAFTGLAGIDNNIYVQVGLIMLVGLLAKNAILIVEFAVQRRKAGRSLIESALQASRLRLRPILMTSFAFIVGMLPLVWTQGASAKGNHSIGYSTVGGMLTGVVFGIFIIPVMYVVFQYLHEKMPSRKKKRLLKKQMEEELLASTIN, via the coding sequence ATGTTAAAACAATTTATAGAAAGACCGGTACTTTCAACGGTCATCTCCATAATACTCTTATTATTGGGAGCCTTGTCTCTCTTTAATTTGCCAATTGCCCTCTTTCCGGATATTGCTCCACCGAGTGTTCAGGTAACGGCTTTTTATCCGGGAGCGAATGCTGAAGTAGTAGCACGTTCTGTTGCCACACCTATTGAAGAAGCGGTAAATGGGGTTGAAAATATGACGTACATGACTTCCAATTCAAGTAATGACGGAACCATGACCCTAAGTGTTTTCTTTAAGCAAGGATCTGATCCTGATAATGCTGCGGTAAATGTTCAAAACCGTGTATCAAAAGCCATGAGCCAGCTTCCTCAGGAAGTTGTACAAGCTGGAATCTCCACTCAGAAAGTTCAGAACAGTATGATCATGTTTATGGGATTAACAAGTGATGATCCTAAACAATATGATGAGCTTTTCTTACAAAACTATCTAAAGATCAACATCATTCCTCAGATACAGCGTATTCCGGGAGTCGCTCAGGCACAGGTATTCGGAACAAGAGATTACTCGATGAGAATCTGGCTGAAGCCGGATCGATTGGCTGCCAATAATCTTTCTCCACAGGAAGTTTTAGGAGCGATAAAAGATCACAATCTTGAAGCTGCTCCGGGACGTCTTGGACAAGGAAGTAAGGAAACTTATGAATATATCCTTAAATATAAAGGAAAACTGAACAAGAATGAGGACTATGAAAACATTGCCATCAAAGCGAATAGTGACGGCTCTTTCTTAAGATTAAAAGATGTTGCAAGAGTAGAATTCGGATCTTACACTTATACAGCTGCGAACAGAGTGGATGGAAAACCTGTTTCAGGATTTGCCATTTTACAGACAGCAGGATCTAATGCTAACGAAATCCTTACAGAGATTGAAAAACAGGTAGACCAGTTCAGCACTACTCTTCCTAAAGGGGTGAAACCAATTATCATGTATAATTCCAAGGATTTCCTGGATGCTTCTATTCATCAGGTAGTTGAAACGTTGGTGATTGCATTTATTTTGGTATTTATTGTAGTATTTATTTTCCTGCAGGATTTTAGATCTACTTTAATTCCGGCTATTGCAGTACCTGTAGCCATTATTGGTACTTTCTTCTTCCTGCAGTTATTTGGTTTCAGTATCAACATGCTTACTTTATTTGCATTGGTACTCGCCATCGGAATTGTAGTGGATGATGCCATTGTGGTGGTAGAAGCCGTCCATTCTAAAATGGAACAGACAGGAATGCCGGTAGAACATGCAACAATGAACTCTATGAGTGAGATTTCCGGAGCTATTATTTCCATTACTTTGGTCATGTGTGCGGTATTTATTCCGGTTGGATTTATGCAAGGGCCTGCTGGGGTATTTTATAGACAATTTGCTTTTACACTGGCTATTGCCATCATGATTTCTGCGATTAACGCTTTGACATTAAGTCCTGCATTATGTGCTATGTTTCTTAATGATCCCCAGGGAGAACATGGTGAGCATGGTCATAAAAAAGGCTTTGGAGCAAGATTTTTCAATGCTTTTAATGCGAGTTTCAACAGCATGACCAAAAAATATATTTACAGCCTTAAGTTTTTAATCAAGAACAAATGGGTGGCTATTGGAGGTCTTGTTGTGATTACTGCAGCCAGTGTTTTCATGATTAAAAAAGCCCCCTCTGGATTTATTCCAACGGAAGATCAGGGATTTGTATTGTATGCAGTGAATACTCCTCCTGGAAGTTCATTAGAAAGAACACACAGAGCAACTGAGCAGATTGATAAAATCATTAACGGAGAAAAAGCTACCAATCACCTTTGGGTAGCCGATGGAATGAATTTCATCAGTAATGCGAATGCCTCTCCTTATTCTGCAGGTTTTATCAAACTTAAAGATTATGATCAACGTGGTGAAATGAAAGATCCGGATCAGATTGCAGCGGCACTGACAGGTAAGGTAAGCCAGGTAAAAGATGCCAACGCTTTCTTTTTCAACTTTCCTACAATTCAGGGATTTGGTAACGTTTCTGGGTTTGAGTTTATGTTACAGGATAAAACCAACGGATCTTTTGAACAATTAGGAACAACCACGCAGCAATTCATCGGTGAATTGATGAAACGTCCGGAAATTGCATTTGCATTTACCACTTTTGCTGCCGGAAATCCACAATATACGATTGATGTAGATACAGATAAAGCCAATCAGCTAGGTGTTTCTGTAACAGAATTAATGCAGACTATGCAGATTTATTACGGAAGCAGCTTCGTTTCGGATTTCAACAGATTCGGGAAATATTACAGAGTGATGGCTCAGGCAGACATTCCTTATCGTACAGATATTAATTCTTTAGAAGGAATTTATGTGAAAAACAAATCTGGAGAAATGGTACCCGCTAAAACATTGGTCACCCTAAAAAGGACCTTCGGACCGGAAACAGTGACAAGAAATAACCTTTTCAATGCAGTCACCATCAATGGAACTCCCAAACCCGGATACAGTACCGGAGATGCTATTAAAGCGGTGGAAGAAGTTGCTCAAAAATCACTTCCAAGAGGTTATGGATATGAATGGACAGGGATTACCCGTGAAGAGATTAAGACTGGAGGACAAACTACTTTCATTTTCTTATTAAGTATCTTATTTGTGTACTTCCTGTTAGCCGCTCAATACGAGAGTTATATTCTTCCGTTTGCCATTATTTTAACCATTCCAACCGGGATTTTCGGAGTATTTGCCTTTACAGGACTGGCAGGGATTGACAACAACATTTACGTACAGGTTGGATTAATCATGCTAGTTGGGTTGCTGGCCAAAAATGCTATCCTGATCGTAGAATTTGCTGTACAGCGAAGAAAAGCAGGAAGATCATTAATTGAATCTGCCCTTCAGGCTTCAAGATTACGTTTAAGACCAATTCTGATGACTTCTTTTGCTTTCATCGTAGGGATGCTCCCGTTGGTATGGACACAAGGAGCATCTGCAAAAGGAAACCATTCCATCGGTTACAGTACTGTAGGAGGAATGCTTACAGGAGTTGTATTTGGAATTTTCATTATTCCTGTAATGTATGTTGTTTTCCAATATCTGCATGAAAAAATGCCAAGCAGAAAAAAGAAAAGACTACTAAAAAAACAGATGGAAGAAGAGCTTTTAGCTTCCACTATTAATTAA
- a CDS encoding YicC/YloC family endoribonuclease, whose product MILSMTGFGRAEDVFEGKKITIDIKSLNSKSFDLNIKIPLRYKEKEFEIRKILNDRIIRGKVDCYVNIENLEESNDVKINKGLIDSYINELKNIASDGPDFEYLKMAVRLPDAITSRPDELTEGEWEALAKIVNAAVDRFEEFRKTEGSNLHEELNRNIQNIDKYLGEVIPFEEERIVSVKERYQKTLKEFENVDETRFYQEMAYFTEKLDISEEKVRLAQHLKYYKEVMDNESFNGKKLGFISQEIGREINTLGSKANHAEIQKLVVKMKDDLEKIKEQTLNVL is encoded by the coding sequence ATGATTTTATCAATGACTGGCTTCGGTAGAGCCGAAGATGTTTTTGAAGGAAAAAAAATAACAATAGATATTAAATCACTGAACAGCAAGAGCTTTGATTTAAATATCAAAATTCCTTTGCGTTATAAAGAAAAAGAATTTGAAATCAGAAAAATTCTTAACGATAGAATTATCCGTGGAAAAGTTGACTGCTACGTCAATATTGAAAACCTTGAAGAATCTAATGATGTAAAAATCAATAAAGGTTTAATTGATTCCTACATCAATGAACTTAAAAATATTGCATCAGATGGTCCTGATTTCGAATACCTGAAAATGGCCGTAAGACTTCCGGATGCCATCACTTCAAGACCTGATGAACTTACAGAAGGTGAATGGGAAGCATTGGCTAAAATTGTTAATGCTGCTGTAGACCGTTTCGAAGAATTCAGAAAAACGGAAGGCAGCAATTTACATGAGGAGCTTAACAGAAATATTCAAAACATTGATAAATATCTGGGTGAAGTGATCCCTTTTGAAGAAGAAAGAATCGTGAGTGTCAAAGAGCGTTACCAAAAGACTCTGAAAGAATTCGAAAATGTAGATGAAACCCGTTTCTATCAGGAAATGGCTTACTTCACGGAAAAACTGGATATTTCAGAAGAAAAGGTAAGACTTGCCCAACATTTGAAATATTATAAGGAAGTAATGGACAATGAATCTTTCAACGGTAAAAAGCTGGGCTTTATTTCTCAGGAAATCGGAAGAGAGATCAATACATTAGGTTCCAAAGCCAATCATGCCGAAATTCAGAAACTTGTAGTAAAAATGAAGGATGATTTGGAGAAAATTAAAGAACAAACGTTAAACGTATTATAG
- a CDS encoding efflux RND transporter periplasmic adaptor subunit, giving the protein MNIPGKTRFIVLISSIILLQSCTKAAEGANTAPPAPELPVYTVISSPATTYQEFPTALEGKNNVEIRSQVDGYLDRIYVEEGAYVRAGQPLFKIDSRSYGEQMNMAQANLQVANANIQKAKVEVDRLQPLVAAKVVSDVQLKTAKANYEAAVAAASQARASVGNAKINVGFTTITAPVSGYIGRIPYKKGSLISRTDPNPLTLLSDISEIYAYFSLSELDFIAFQNKYPGATLEEKLKNMPMVDLVIADNSTYPEKGRLSIVDGQFDKTTGAISVRAVFPNANGSLRTGNTGRVRMPQLISNAVVIPQESTFEIQDKTYVYVMDKDKKVTGKPIKISGKTDRYYFISEGLSPGEKIVYTGIGNLKDGASIRPKAISSDSLLRAKPL; this is encoded by the coding sequence ATGAACATACCTGGAAAAACAAGGTTTATTGTACTTATTTCAAGTATAATTCTTTTACAGAGCTGCACAAAAGCTGCGGAAGGAGCTAATACTGCACCTCCAGCTCCTGAACTTCCGGTTTATACCGTTATATCCTCTCCTGCCACTACTTACCAAGAATTCCCAACTGCTTTGGAAGGGAAAAACAATGTGGAAATAAGATCCCAGGTTGATGGATATCTTGACAGAATTTATGTGGAAGAAGGCGCTTATGTAAGAGCCGGACAACCTTTATTTAAAATAGATTCGAGAAGCTATGGTGAACAGATGAATATGGCTCAGGCTAATCTTCAGGTTGCCAATGCCAATATACAGAAAGCTAAAGTAGAGGTTGACAGACTTCAACCTTTGGTTGCTGCAAAAGTAGTATCTGATGTGCAGCTTAAAACAGCAAAAGCCAACTATGAAGCTGCTGTTGCAGCCGCATCACAAGCTAGAGCATCTGTGGGCAATGCTAAAATCAATGTAGGATTTACCACCATTACAGCACCTGTAAGTGGATACATAGGAAGAATTCCTTATAAAAAAGGAAGTCTGATCTCAAGAACAGATCCTAATCCTTTGACTTTATTATCGGATATCAGCGAAATCTATGCCTATTTCTCTTTAAGTGAACTTGATTTTATTGCTTTTCAAAATAAATATCCGGGAGCTACTTTAGAAGAAAAGCTAAAAAATATGCCAATGGTAGATTTGGTCATTGCAGACAACAGCACTTATCCTGAAAAAGGAAGATTAAGTATTGTAGACGGCCAATTTGATAAAACGACCGGAGCAATTAGTGTACGTGCTGTCTTCCCTAATGCCAATGGATCTTTGAGAACCGGAAATACAGGAAGAGTACGTATGCCACAACTGATTTCAAATGCGGTGGTCATTCCACAGGAATCTACTTTCGAAATTCAGGATAAAACCTATGTCTATGTAATGGATAAGGATAAGAAAGTAACCGGAAAACCTATCAAAATTTCCGGAAAAACAGACCGTTATTACTTTATCTCTGAAGGACTTTCACCAGGAGAAAAAATTGTCTACACCGGAATCGGAAACCTTAAAGATGGAGCATCCATCAGACCTAAAGCTATTTCTTCAGACAGCTTATTGAGAGCAAAGCCTTTGTAA
- a CDS encoding LpxA family transferase: protein MIEIKDFISDFDSEVFDTEHKFPWEITDQLETLLIEKIKTLSNDYTINGNVAIHKSAEIEQGAILKGTIIINENCRVGAYAYLRGPIFLGKSVNIGPSSEIKQSIILDDSATAHFNYIGNSIIGKNINFEAGSICANHFNEREDKDISVIYNDQIISTGINKFGSLVGDDSKIGANAVLSPGSILNKKTIVKRLELIEQIPQ from the coding sequence ATGATTGAAATAAAGGATTTTATCAGTGATTTTGATTCTGAAGTTTTTGATACTGAGCATAAATTTCCATGGGAAATAACAGACCAATTAGAAACACTATTAATTGAAAAAATAAAAACTTTATCAAACGATTATACTATTAATGGAAACGTTGCAATTCATAAATCTGCGGAAATAGAGCAAGGGGCAATTTTAAAAGGAACTATAATAATCAATGAAAATTGTCGGGTAGGCGCTTATGCTTATTTGAGAGGACCTATTTTTCTCGGTAAATCTGTAAATATTGGGCCGAGTTCTGAAATTAAACAATCTATTATTCTTGATGATTCTGCCACAGCACATTTCAATTATATAGGAAATAGTATTATTGGTAAAAATATAAATTTTGAAGCTGGATCTATTTGTGCGAATCATTTTAATGAAAGAGAAGATAAAGATATTTCGGTTATCTATAATGATCAAATAATTTCTACAGGTATCAATAAATTTGGTTCACTGGTTGGAGATGATTCTAAGATTGGAGCAAATGCCGTTTTATCTCCCGGAAGTATTTTAAATAAAAAAACGATCGTTAAAAGATTAGAATTAATAGAACAGATTCCTCAATAA
- a CDS encoding bacteriocin-like protein, whose amino-acid sequence MKNSKKIKRENLKSINGGGIGNCYENCPEGPYGPNEPRSCGDFYGLPECCKKRVLVSMDCFDRY is encoded by the coding sequence ATGAAAAATTCAAAAAAAATTAAAAGAGAAAACTTAAAGTCAATTAATGGTGGAGGAATAGGTAATTGCTATGAAAACTGTCCTGAAGGCCCTTATGGACCGAATGAACCGAGATCATGTGGAGACTTTTATGGACTGCCGGAATGTTGCAAAAAAAGAGTATTGGTAAGTATGGACTGTTTTGACCGCTATTAA
- the nadA gene encoding quinolinate synthase NadA gives MSTETLEKAKSAIPVKGFLDIKDIAIPQGEELVKAILKLKEEKNAVILAHYYQPGEIQDIADFLGDSLQLARQAKETNADMIVFCGVHFMAEAAKILNPTKKVVLPDTMAGCSLADGCSGEGLRKMREQHPDALIATYINCNAETKAESDIIVTSSNAETVIEALPKDRPIIFAPDKNLGRYLSKKTGRDMILWDGSCVVHEAFSMERIAKQLAENPDAKLIAHPESEEAVLKLAHFIGSTSALLNYVEKDDCQKFIIATEEGILHEMRKRAPHKELIPALVFDESCNCSECFYMKRNTMEKLYLCMKYELPEILIDEELRLKALKPIEAMLDLSKSIK, from the coding sequence ATGAGTACCGAAACATTAGAAAAAGCTAAATCTGCGATTCCCGTAAAAGGATTCCTGGATATAAAAGACATAGCGATTCCTCAGGGAGAAGAACTGGTAAAGGCCATTCTGAAGCTTAAGGAAGAAAAAAATGCTGTCATTCTTGCCCATTATTACCAACCGGGAGAAATTCAGGATATTGCTGATTTTCTGGGAGATTCTCTGCAATTAGCAAGACAGGCAAAAGAAACTAACGCTGACATGATTGTATTCTGTGGAGTACATTTCATGGCGGAAGCAGCAAAAATTCTTAACCCAACTAAAAAAGTAGTTCTTCCCGATACCATGGCTGGATGCTCTCTGGCAGACGGATGTTCTGGAGAAGGATTGAGAAAAATGCGTGAACAGCATCCTGATGCTTTAATCGCCACTTACATCAATTGTAATGCGGAAACAAAAGCTGAAAGTGATATCATCGTAACAAGCTCAAATGCGGAAACAGTTATTGAAGCTCTTCCAAAAGACAGACCTATCATTTTTGCACCGGATAAAAATCTGGGAAGATACTTATCTAAAAAGACAGGCAGAGATATGATCCTTTGGGATGGAAGCTGTGTAGTACACGAAGCATTTTCAATGGAAAGAATTGCAAAGCAATTGGCTGAAAACCCAGATGCAAAATTAATTGCCCACCCGGAAAGTGAAGAAGCTGTTTTAAAATTAGCACACTTTATCGGTTCAACCTCTGCTCTATTAAACTATGTAGAAAAAGACGACTGCCAAAAGTTCATCATTGCTACAGAAGAAGGCATTCTTCACGAAATGAGAAAACGTGCACCCCACAAGGAATTGATTCCTGCATTGGTTTTCGATGAAAGCTGTAATTGCTCAGAATGTTTTTATATGAAACGTAATACGATGGAAAAACTGTATTTATGTATGAAATATGAACTTCCAGAGATTCTTATCGATGAAGAATTAAGATTAAAAGCACTGAAACCTATTGAAGCGATGCTTGATCTTTCTAAAAGTATAAAGTAA
- a CDS encoding efflux transporter outer membrane subunit, giving the protein MKRLKNIILTFAIALGSVSCVSKLAYTEPDLPLPEKFQYTATADTASIANLEWKQFFSDPILQGLIEKGIKNNYDLQIALKQVASSQEKLKQAKYMQYPDVGFGVAAQISKPSKNSMNGQSLNLFLGQNHVEDYNAAFNLSWEADIWGKIKNQQEVSRMQYLQTYEGSKAIQTQVVAAIAQGYYNLLMLDKQLAIAKSNLELTGNTLLITQKMWESGDTTSLGVQQATAQKQATELLISQLEQNIAIQENALSILVGEVPNKINRTIEMSDTSLPQNIMAGLPAAMVSRRPDVRQQELVLLESNAMVGIAQANMYPALKITANGGVNSFKFDNWFQIPASLFGSVLGGITQPIFQKRQLKTDFEVAKIQREKNVLAFRQSVLNAVGEVSDALVSNENLKIQEQKASEQSTTLKDGIKSAQLLYRGGSTNYLEVITAQANSLQAELNLASIKRQRLSSIVDLYRALGGGWK; this is encoded by the coding sequence ATGAAAAGACTAAAAAATATTATATTAACATTCGCCATAGCTTTAGGATCTGTTTCGTGTGTGTCAAAACTGGCATACACGGAGCCGGACCTTCCGCTACCGGAAAAATTCCAGTATACAGCCACTGCTGATACAGCAAGTATCGCCAATCTGGAATGGAAACAGTTTTTCAGTGATCCTATTCTACAGGGATTGATTGAAAAAGGAATTAAAAACAATTATGACCTTCAGATTGCCTTAAAACAAGTGGCTTCTTCACAGGAAAAGCTGAAACAGGCAAAATATATGCAATATCCGGATGTTGGATTTGGGGTAGCAGCACAAATTTCAAAACCATCCAAAAACAGCATGAACGGGCAAAGTTTAAACCTATTCTTAGGGCAAAACCATGTTGAAGATTATAATGCAGCTTTCAATTTATCATGGGAGGCTGACATCTGGGGAAAGATCAAAAACCAGCAAGAAGTTTCCAGAATGCAGTACCTCCAAACTTATGAAGGTTCAAAAGCTATTCAAACTCAAGTGGTAGCAGCTATTGCCCAGGGATATTACAATCTTCTGATGCTGGATAAACAGCTGGCAATTGCAAAATCCAATCTGGAGTTAACCGGTAATACTCTATTAATTACACAAAAAATGTGGGAAAGTGGAGATACAACATCTTTAGGGGTCCAGCAGGCCACAGCCCAAAAGCAGGCAACAGAACTTCTTATTTCCCAATTAGAACAAAATATTGCTATTCAGGAAAATGCGTTGAGTATTTTGGTAGGGGAAGTCCCTAATAAAATCAACAGAACAATTGAGATGTCAGATACTTCCCTGCCTCAAAATATTATGGCAGGACTTCCGGCAGCTATGGTAAGCCGCAGACCGGATGTCCGTCAGCAGGAATTGGTTTTATTGGAATCCAATGCTATGGTAGGTATTGCACAGGCCAATATGTATCCAGCGTTAAAAATTACGGCTAATGGTGGAGTCAATTCATTTAAATTTGATAACTGGTTTCAGATTCCTGCCTCATTATTTGGATCTGTTTTAGGAGGGATTACCCAGCCTATTTTCCAAAAAAGACAATTAAAAACTGATTTTGAGGTAGCTAAAATTCAAAGAGAGAAAAATGTATTGGCGTTCCGTCAGTCTGTCTTGAATGCCGTAGGCGAAGTTTCTGATGCCTTGGTTTCTAATGAAAATCTGAAAATTCAGGAACAAAAAGCAAGTGAACAATCCACCACATTAAAAGATGGAATTAAAAGTGCACAACTTCTTTACAGAGGAGGTTCAACCAATTATCTTGAAGTGATTACCGCACAGGCAAATTCACTTCAGGCAGAGTTGAATCTTGCTTCCATTAAAAGACAGAGATTAAGCAGCATTGTAGATTTATACAGAGCGCTGGGCGGCGGTTGGAAGTAG
- the gmk gene encoding guanylate kinase, protein MDKVIIFSAPSGSGKTTLVKHSLETFPELEFSISCTTRQPRGSEVHAVDYHFLSPDEFRQKISEGAFVEYEEVYTDKYYGTLKSEVEKIWNQGKVVIFDVDVKGGISLKKYFGEKALSIFIEPPSIEELERRLISRNTDDAQTIKTRVEKAEEEMSYASEFDRIVINSDLGEAKKEIESLIKSFINN, encoded by the coding sequence ATGGATAAAGTAATTATATTTTCAGCACCCTCCGGAAGCGGAAAAACTACATTGGTAAAACATTCCCTGGAAACTTTCCCGGAACTTGAATTTTCAATCTCATGTACAACAAGACAGCCAAGAGGAAGTGAAGTACATGCCGTGGATTATCATTTTTTGTCACCTGATGAATTCAGACAAAAAATTTCAGAAGGTGCTTTTGTAGAATATGAAGAAGTGTACACTGATAAATATTATGGAACGTTAAAATCTGAAGTAGAAAAAATATGGAATCAGGGAAAAGTTGTTATTTTTGATGTAGATGTAAAAGGAGGAATCTCCCTGAAAAAATACTTTGGAGAAAAGGCATTGTCTATTTTTATAGAACCGCCTTCCATTGAAGAACTGGAACGAAGATTGATTTCAAGAAATACGGATGATGCACAAACCATCAAAACCCGTGTTGAAAAAGCTGAAGAAGAAATGTCTTATGCCAGCGAATTTGACAGGATCGTCATCAATTCCGATCTTGGTGAAGCTAAAAAAGAAATAGAAAGTTTAATAAAAAGTTTTATCAATAATTAA
- the miaA gene encoding tRNA (adenosine(37)-N6)-dimethylallyltransferase MiaA, producing MKNLISVVGPTGIGKTKLAIDLAKHFNTEIVSCDSRQFFKEMKIGTAAPSDEELAEATHHFIGNLSVEEYYSIGQYEEDALKKLNELFHNHNTVILVGGSMMYEKAVIEGLNDLPEANVENQDKLQKIMEVEGVEKLQEILKELDPEYFKVVDIHNHRRLLRAIDVIWQTDKKYSEQIAVSQDSRDFNVIRIGIEAPREELYDRINRRVDIMMEKGLLDEVKGLEKFKGLTALNTVGYAELFKYFDGEWDLDFAVSEIKKNSRRYAKRQLTWYRKADDIHYLQLGYSQHDYAQLIEYILNKIQPTE from the coding sequence ATGAAAAATCTGATTTCTGTAGTAGGACCCACCGGAATAGGGAAGACAAAACTGGCAATTGATCTGGCAAAACATTTCAATACGGAAATTGTTTCCTGTGATTCCCGACAGTTTTTTAAAGAAATGAAAATCGGAACTGCGGCTCCTTCTGATGAAGAATTAGCTGAAGCAACCCATCATTTTATAGGAAATCTTTCCGTAGAAGAATATTATTCTATCGGGCAATACGAAGAAGATGCTCTAAAAAAGCTCAATGAACTTTTTCATAACCACAACACCGTAATTTTAGTTGGTGGAAGTATGATGTATGAAAAAGCTGTAATTGAAGGACTGAATGATCTGCCGGAAGCAAATGTTGAAAATCAGGATAAGCTTCAGAAAATAATGGAAGTGGAAGGAGTAGAAAAACTTCAGGAGATTTTGAAAGAATTAGATCCCGAATATTTTAAAGTAGTGGATATTCACAATCACAGAAGACTGTTGCGTGCTATTGATGTGATCTGGCAAACGGATAAAAAATATTCTGAGCAGATTGCAGTTTCCCAGGATTCCAGAGACTTTAATGTCATCAGAATCGGAATTGAAGCTCCAAGAGAAGAACTATATGACAGAATTAATCGCAGGGTTGATATCATGATGGAAAAAGGGCTTTTGGATGAGGTAAAAGGGTTGGAGAAATTCAAAGGATTGACTGCATTGAATACAGTTGGTTATGCTGAACTATTCAAATATTTCGATGGCGAATGGGATCTTGATTTTGCTGTTTCTGAAATTAAAAAGAATAGCCGAAGATATGCCAAACGCCAGCTGACATGGTATAGAAAGGCAGATGATATTCACTATTTGCAGTTGGGATACTCTCAGCATGATTACGCTCAATTGATTGAATATATATTAAATAAGATACAACCAACAGAATAG